The following are encoded together in the Streptococcus oralis genome:
- the typA gene encoding translational GTPase TypA, translating into MTKLREDIRNIAIIAHVDHGKITLVDELLKQSETLDARTELAERAMDSNDIEKERGITILAKNTAVAYNGTRINIMDTPGHADFGGEVERIMKMVDGVVLVVDAYEGTMPQTRFVLKKALEQDLVPIVVVNKIDKPSARPAEVVDEVLELFIELGADDDQLDFPVVYASAINGTSSLSDDPADQEKTMAPIFDTIIDHIPAPVDNSDEPLQFQVSLLDYNDFVGRIGIGRVFRGSVKVGDQVTLSKLDGTTKNFRVTKLFGFFGLERREIQEAKAGDLIAVSGMEDIFVGETITPTDAVEPLPILHIDEPTLQMTFLVNNSPFAGKEGKWVTSRKVEERLQAELQTDVSLRVDPTDSPDKWTVSGRGELHLSILIETMRREGYELQVSRPEVIVKEIDGVKCEPFERVQIDTPEEYQGSVIQSLSERKGEMLDMISTGNGQTRLVFLVPARGLIGYSTEFLSMTRGYGIMNHTFDQYLPLIPGEIGGRHRGALVSIDAGKATTYSIMSIEERGTIFVNPGTEVYEGMIIGENSRENDLTVNITKAKQMTNVRSATKDQTAVIKTPRILTLEESLEFLNDDEYMEVTPESIRLRKQILNKAEREKANKKKKSAE; encoded by the coding sequence ATGACAAAATTAAGAGAAGATATCCGTAACATTGCGATTATCGCCCACGTTGACCACGGTAAAATAACCCTCGTTGACGAATTATTGAAGCAATCAGAAACGCTTGATGCACGTACTGAATTGGCAGAGCGCGCTATGGACTCAAACGATATCGAAAAAGAGCGTGGAATTACCATCCTTGCGAAAAATACAGCCGTTGCTTACAACGGAACTCGTATCAACATCATGGACACACCAGGACACGCGGACTTCGGTGGAGAAGTTGAGCGTATCATGAAAATGGTTGACGGTGTTGTCTTGGTCGTAGATGCCTACGAAGGAACCATGCCACAGACTCGTTTCGTATTGAAAAAAGCCTTGGAACAAGACCTTGTTCCAATCGTGGTTGTCAACAAAATCGATAAACCATCAGCTCGTCCAGCAGAAGTAGTAGACGAAGTATTGGAGCTCTTCATTGAGCTTGGTGCAGACGATGACCAGCTTGATTTCCCAGTGGTGTATGCTTCAGCTATCAACGGAACTTCTTCATTGTCAGACGATCCAGCTGATCAAGAAAAAACAATGGCACCAATCTTTGATACCATTATCGACCATATCCCTGCTCCAGTGGACAACTCAGATGAACCACTTCAATTCCAAGTATCACTTTTGGACTACAATGACTTCGTAGGACGTATCGGTATTGGTCGTGTCTTCCGTGGTAGTGTGAAAGTTGGGGACCAAGTTACCCTTTCTAAACTAGATGGTACAACGAAGAACTTCCGTGTTACAAAACTTTTCGGTTTCTTTGGTTTGGAACGTCGTGAAATCCAAGAAGCAAAAGCAGGTGACTTGATTGCCGTTTCAGGTATGGAAGATATCTTTGTTGGTGAGACGATTACACCGACAGATGCAGTTGAGCCTCTTCCAATCCTTCACATCGATGAGCCAACGCTTCAAATGACTTTCTTGGTCAACAACTCACCATTTGCTGGTAAAGAAGGTAAATGGGTGACTTCTCGTAAGGTGGAAGAACGCTTGCAAGCAGAATTGCAAACAGACGTTTCCCTTCGTGTTGACCCAACGGACTCACCAGATAAATGGACTGTCTCAGGACGTGGAGAATTGCACTTGTCAATCCTTATCGAAACCATGCGTCGTGAGGGTTATGAACTTCAAGTATCTCGTCCAGAGGTTATTGTAAAAGAAATCGACGGTGTTAAATGTGAGCCATTTGAACGTGTTCAAATCGATACTCCAGAAGAATACCAAGGATCTGTTATCCAAAGCCTTTCTGAACGTAAGGGTGAAATGTTGGATATGATTTCAACTGGTAATGGTCAAACTCGTTTGGTCTTCCTAGTTCCAGCGCGTGGTTTGATCGGTTACTCAACTGAGTTCTTGTCAATGACTCGTGGTTACGGTATTATGAACCATACCTTTGACCAATACTTGCCATTGATTCCAGGAGAAATTGGTGGACGTCACCGTGGTGCCCTTGTTTCTATTGATGCTGGTAAGGCTACAACTTACTCAATCATGTCTATCGAAGAACGTGGAACCATCTTTGTCAACCCAGGTACTGAGGTTTACGAAGGAATGATCATTGGTGAAAACTCTCGTGAAAACGATTTGACAGTTAACATCACTAAGGCCAAACAAATGACCAACGTTCGTTCTGCAACCAAGGACCAAACAGCGGTTATCAAGACACCTCGTATCTTGACCCTTGAAGAGTCTCTTGAGTTCTTGAACGACGATGAGTACATGGAAGTAACGCCTGAGTCAATCCGTTTGCGTAAGCAAATTCTCAACAAGGCAGAGCGTGAGAAAGCCAACAAAAAGAAAAAATCAGCTGAATAA
- a CDS encoding 16S rRNA pseudouridine(516) synthase has product MRLDRLLAQEKVSRKAMKQALLKKEILVDDCPASSLAQNIDTGLQKLVFQGRQIQGYEHTYLLLHKPNGVVTASKDKKLPTVMDLLPPDSQSDQLYAIGRLDRDTTGLLLLTDNGPLGFQLLHPQYHVDKSYQVVVNGPLTSDHIQKFKDGIVFLDGTTCKPAQLEILDISPTESHASITISEGKFHQVKKMFLSVGVKVTALKRVQFGDFTLDPELAEGQYRPLNPEELEIIKNYLEKSG; this is encoded by the coding sequence ATGCGTTTAGATAGATTATTAGCCCAAGAAAAGGTCAGTCGCAAGGCTATGAAACAGGCTCTATTAAAAAAAGAAATCCTAGTGGACGATTGTCCAGCCAGCTCCCTGGCTCAAAATATCGACACTGGGTTGCAGAAATTAGTCTTTCAAGGACGACAAATCCAAGGCTACGAGCACACCTACCTCCTGCTGCATAAGCCAAACGGAGTCGTTACAGCTAGCAAGGATAAGAAACTTCCAACCGTCATGGACCTCCTTCCACCTGACAGCCAGTCTGACCAGCTCTATGCTATCGGCAGACTAGACCGCGATACCACGGGACTGCTGCTTTTGACAGACAATGGACCTCTTGGCTTCCAACTCCTTCATCCCCAGTACCATGTCGATAAATCCTATCAAGTGGTAGTAAACGGACCGCTCACGTCAGACCATATCCAAAAGTTCAAGGATGGAATTGTCTTTTTAGATGGGACCACTTGTAAACCTGCTCAGCTAGAAATTCTAGACATAAGCCCAACAGAGAGCCATGCCTCTATTACCATCTCAGAAGGAAAATTTCATCAAGTTAAAAAAATGTTCCTCTCAGTTGGTGTCAAGGTGACTGCCCTAAAACGCGTCCAATTCGGTGACTTTACATTAGACCCAGAACTAGCAGAAGGGCAATACCGTCCCTTGAATCCAGAGGAATTGGAAATCATTAAAAACTATTTAGAAAAAAGTGGATAA
- a CDS encoding DUF4190 domain-containing protein, which yields MGILSIILSLLFPLGGIGLGITGVLFANELQKESGLDYKTERIIAIVGIVLSALNWITGVILHMS from the coding sequence GTGGGTATTCTATCTATCATTCTTAGTTTGTTATTTCCGTTGGGAGGTATTGGTTTAGGTATCACTGGTGTATTGTTTGCTAACGAACTTCAAAAAGAATCTGGACTTGATTATAAAACAGAAAGAATTATAGCTATTGTAGGTATTGTTCTTTCTGCTCTTAACTGGATTACTGGAGTTATCTTACATATGAGTTAA
- a CDS encoding rhodanese-like domain-containing protein codes for MTIWFLWGIVLAMAAWMGYNYLRIRRAAKIVDNAEFEALIRKGQLIDVREPAEFHRKHILGARNIPSNQLKSSLAALRKDKPVLIYENQRGQRVTNAALYLKKQGFSEIYILSYGLDSWNGKVKTS; via the coding sequence ATGACAATTTGGTTTTTGTGGGGAATCGTATTAGCGATGGCGGCATGGATGGGGTATAACTACCTTCGTATTCGTCGTGCGGCTAAGATTGTGGATAATGCAGAATTTGAAGCCTTGATTCGGAAAGGGCAATTGATTGATGTCCGTGAACCAGCAGAATTTCACAGAAAACATATCCTCGGAGCTCGCAATATTCCTTCAAATCAGTTGAAGTCAAGCCTTGCAGCCCTTCGCAAGGATAAACCTGTCCTTATCTACGAAAACCAACGCGGACAACGAGTGACCAATGCAGCACTTTATCTGAAAAAACAAGGTTTCTCTGAGATTTATATCCTTTCTTATGGGTTGGATTCTTGGAACGGGAAGGTCAAGACTAGCTAA
- a CDS encoding YqgQ family protein, with amino-acid sequence MEAMKTFYDVQQFLKQFGIIVYVGKRLYDIELMKLELSRIYDAGLMDKLDYLEAEAVLRREHKIELDYIEKNGDKNL; translated from the coding sequence ATGGAAGCTATGAAAACATTCTATGATGTGCAGCAATTTCTCAAGCAGTTTGGCATTATTGTTTACGTGGGGAAGCGCTTGTATGATATTGAACTGATGAAGCTCGAACTCTCTCGGATCTATGATGCAGGTCTGATGGACAAGCTAGACTATCTAGAGGCAGAAGCTGTTCTTCGTAGAGAGCACAAGATAGAATTAGACTATATAGAGAAAAATGGAGATAAGAACTTATGA
- a CDS encoding LysR family transcriptional regulator: MRIQQLHYIIKIVETGSMNEAAKQLFITQPSLSNAVRDLENEMGIEIFIRNPKGITLTRDGMEFLSYARQVVEQTQLLEERYKNPIAHRELFSVSSQHYAFVVNAFVSLLKKSDMEKYELFLRETRTWEIIDDVKNFRSEVGVLFLNSYNRDVLTKMLDDNHLLAHHLFTAQPHIFVSKTNPLAKKDKVKLADLEDFPYLSYDQGTHNSFYFSEEILSQEHHKKSIVVSDRATLFNLLIGLDGYTIATGILNSNLNGDNIVSIPLDIDDPIELVYIQHEKTSLSKMGERFIEYLLEEVQFDN; encoded by the coding sequence ATGAGAATTCAACAACTACACTATATTATCAAAATCGTCGAAACTGGCTCTATGAATGAGGCAGCCAAGCAACTCTTTATCACCCAACCCAGTCTCTCTAATGCTGTTCGAGACTTGGAAAATGAAATGGGCATTGAAATCTTTATCCGCAATCCCAAGGGAATTACCTTGACGCGTGATGGAATGGAGTTTCTCTCCTACGCTCGCCAAGTTGTCGAGCAAACTCAGCTTCTGGAGGAACGTTATAAAAATCCTATCGCCCACCGCGAACTTTTCAGCGTTTCCTCTCAGCACTATGCCTTTGTAGTCAATGCCTTTGTCTCTTTGCTCAAGAAAAGTGATATGGAAAAATACGAGCTCTTCCTTCGTGAAACTCGGACTTGGGAGATTATCGATGACGTCAAGAACTTCCGTAGCGAGGTCGGTGTCCTCTTTTTAAACAGCTACAACCGCGATGTTTTAACGAAAATGCTTGATGACAACCACCTCTTAGCCCACCACCTCTTTACCGCTCAACCCCATATCTTTGTTAGCAAGACCAACCCTCTAGCTAAAAAAGACAAGGTCAAACTGGCTGATTTGGAAGACTTTCCTTATCTGAGTTATGACCAGGGGACGCACAACTCTTTCTACTTTTCAGAGGAGATTCTTTCACAAGAGCACCACAAGAAATCCATCGTAGTCAGTGACCGTGCCACCCTCTTTAATCTCTTGATTGGTTTGGATGGTTACACCATTGCAACAGGGATTTTGAACAGCAACCTCAACGGAGACAATATCGTTTCCATTCCACTGGACATTGACGACCCGATTGAACTAGTCTATATCCAGCATGAAAAAACCAGCCTGTCTAAGATGGGCGAACGCTTTATCGAATACTTACTAGAAGAAGTTCAATTCGATAATTAA